The Enoplosus armatus isolate fEnoArm2 chromosome 2 unlocalized genomic scaffold, fEnoArm2.hap1 SUPER_2_unloc_1, whole genome shotgun sequence genome includes a window with the following:
- the LOC139307078 gene encoding basement membrane-specific heparan sulfate proteoglycan core protein-like → MAGRTAVIPPPVSTNPEHQAARTPSPPADAPPSLPTPDPAPQTNTTLTTDLAGQAPVVSVEPRAATVRQGESVSFRCQVGSGAQPIQLEWRKTNNQALPDNAKIGPDGSVLTVANARPVNQGQYRCIAGNSAGRSTATAVLNVKFAPKVRLTPAGPLRVRMGDPVSVECHATGRPRPKLTWKRQGSTLQLVTRETNDVNTIQWPAVHPEDSGVYICQAENNEGVTEVKVDVIVEGGLGAPVASVGATEMMVVEGHTVTVECQASGSPPPVITWSKLRAPLPWKHTMVGGVLTLTSVGRQDSGQYICNATNIHGYSEVYTQIEVESPPHATCLPDQVRLRPGDALRVQCLAHGSHPIQFEWSRVGRASLPPGAETTKDGALLIAHVKLSDSGTYKCVATNHIGSSETLVKVIIKA, encoded by the exons GGTGATCCCCCCTCCCGTCTCCACCAACCCAGAGCACCAGGCAGCACGCACGCCGTCACCTCCAGCTGATGCTCCACCTTCCCTCCCCACTCCCGATCCTGCTCCTCAGACTAATACAACTCTGACAACAGACT TGGCTGGTCAGGCTCCTGTCGTCTCAGTGGAGCCCCGGGCTGCTACTGTGCGCCAAGGGGAGTCTGTCAGCTTCAGGTGCCAAGTGGGGAGCGGTGCACAGCCAATCCAACTGGAGTGGAGGAAAACCAATAATCAAGCATTACCAG ACAATGCTAAGATCGGCCCTGATGGCTCCGTGCTGACGGTTGCTAACGCCCGCCCTGTTAACCAGGGCCAGTACCGCTGCATCGCAGGCAACTCTGCAGGCCGCAGCACTGCCACAGCTGTGCTGAACGTCAAAT TTGCTCCCAAAGTGCGGCTGACGCCAGCAGGGCCCCTGCGGGTCCGGATGGGTGACCCTGTGTCAGTGGAGTGTCATGCCACAGGCAGGCCACGCCCCAAGCTGACCTGGAAACGCCAAGGCTCCACCCTGCAGCTGGTTACCAGGGAGACAAATGATGTCAACACCATACAG TGGCCTGCAGTGCACCCAGAGGACTCAGGAGTTTATATTTGCCAGGCTGAAAACAACGAAGGCGTGACAGAGGTCAAAGTTGATGTCATTGTTGAGGGGGGGCTGGGAGCACCAGTGGCTTCAGTGGGCGCTACAgagatgatggtggtggagggaCATACAGTCACAGTGGAGTGTCAGGCCAGTG GTTCCCCTCCTCCTGTCATCACCTGGTCCAAGCTACGAGCaccgttgccatggaaacacacaatGGTTGGTGGAGTTTTGACGCTGACCAGCGTGGGGCGCCAAGACTCAGGACAATACATCTGTAATGCAACCAACATACATGGCTACAGTGAGGTGTACACGCAGATAGAGGTGGAAA GTCCTCCGCACGCCACCTGCCTGCCTGACCAGGTGAGGCTCCGGCCTGGAGATGCCCTGCGCGTGCAGTGCCTTGCCCACGGCTCTCATCCCATTCAGTTCGAGTGGAGCCGGGTGGGCAGGGCGAGCCTGCCTCCAGGAGCAGAGACCACAAAGGATGGAGCGCTGCTCATAGCCCACGTTAAACTGAGTGACAGCGGGACGTACAAGTGTGTGGCCACCAACCACATCGGCTCCAGTGAGACACTGGTCAAAGTCATCATAAAAG CTTAA